A stretch of DNA from Bradyrhizobium algeriense:
TGATCCGCAGTACCTTAATCCGCAAGGGCGGAGTTCGTCCGGTAACAAAAGGGAGGCGCCAATGGCCTGGAAAGCACCAAAAATCGTCGAAGTATCGGTCGGCATGGAAATCAACATGTATATGTGCGCCACCCGCAAGTAAGCGGCAGCGCATTTCACATCTTACGCAGGTGGACCTCCGGGCCCGACACGTTCCGATAGCGGGACTGTGTCCGACGCCGGTGTCCACTTTGCGGCGTTTGTAATTCAGCTTGTTTCTTCAAGTCTGGAATCTCCAGGAGACGGATCATGCTTCGCGTCGTCGTCCTGGGCGCCGCCGCAGGCGGCGGGATTCCGCAGTGGAACTGCGGATGTCCGGTGTGCCTGATAGCACGAAGCGAAAATCCCGAACTGCGTAGTACCCAAGCCTCGATCGCGGTCAGCGCCGATGGTGCGCACTGGTATCTCATCAACGCTTCGCCCGACCTGCGCCAGCAGGTGATTGCGACGCCGCAGCTTCACCCCAAGGCAGGTCAGCTCAGGCACAGCCCGATCGCAGGCGTGATCCTGACCAATGGCGAGGTCGATGCGGTCGCAGGGCTGCTGTCGATGCGGGAGGGTTCGCCGTTCACGCTCTATGCGCATGAGCGGGTCCTTGCGATTTTGCGATCCAACAGCATCTTTAACGTACTGGGCGACAACAACGTGAAGCGGCGGCCAATCGAGGTCGACAAGGCGTTCGAGCCAGCCCTGCCCGATGGCTCCCCATCCGGCATGGAAATCCTTCCCTTCGCGGTTCCCGGCAAGGGCGCGTGGTATCTCGAAGGCAAGGCGCATCCGGCCGGCGGCGACGGCGCGGGCGATACGCTGGGCTTGCGGATTCTGGACAAGGCAAGCGGCAAGTACTTCTATTTCCTGGCCGCCTGCGCTGACGTGACCGACGATCTCAAATCGCGCCTGGCGGGCGCCGCGCTGGTGTTCTTCGATGGCACCGTGTGGCGCGACGATGAATTGATCGTCCAGGGGCTGGGCACTAAAACGGGACAAGGGATGGGCCATATTTCAATGTCGGGCACACATGGCGCGATCGAGAGCCTTGCCGGCCTCGATGTCGGCCGCAAAATGTTCCTGCATATCAACAACTCCAACCCCGCGTTGCTCACCGGCTCGGACGAGCGAAAGGAATTGGAACAGGCAGGCTGGCAGATTCCAGCTGACGGAACGGAGATCACGCTGTGAATGTCATGGCCAAGGCGGAAATGACCGCCCTGTCGATCGGCAAGGGCATCACGCTCAACAGCGCCGATGAACTCGAA
This window harbors:
- the pqqA gene encoding pyrroloquinoline quinone precursor peptide PqqA, whose protein sequence is MAWKAPKIVEVSVGMEINMYMCATRK
- the pqqB gene encoding pyrroloquinoline quinone biosynthesis protein PqqB codes for the protein MLRVVVLGAAAGGGIPQWNCGCPVCLIARSENPELRSTQASIAVSADGAHWYLINASPDLRQQVIATPQLHPKAGQLRHSPIAGVILTNGEVDAVAGLLSMREGSPFTLYAHERVLAILRSNSIFNVLGDNNVKRRPIEVDKAFEPALPDGSPSGMEILPFAVPGKGAWYLEGKAHPAGGDGAGDTLGLRILDKASGKYFYFLAACADVTDDLKSRLAGAALVFFDGTVWRDDELIVQGLGTKTGQGMGHISMSGTHGAIESLAGLDVGRKMFLHINNSNPALLTGSDERKELEQAGWQIPADGTEITL